In Carya illinoinensis cultivar Pawnee chromosome 16, C.illinoinensisPawnee_v1, whole genome shotgun sequence, a single window of DNA contains:
- the LOC122299602 gene encoding uncharacterized protein LOC122299602, with translation MEEIEEVWSRLRLSEEENTPIVAIEGQKDSDRRRGERSLVGKICTTRRIGKQTVKGLMEKIWKVSLPLDFEEISLNCFVITFASSRDKTRVLEGCPWLFENYLFVLRDYDGEIQPNSMNFDYEKLWIQMHNLPLGYMNKRMGEEIGSSVGKVIEVDVDEEGWAWGRCLRVRIECNLKAPLARGRTVKVAGGQIWVPFQYEKLPRMCFQCGCIVHSREGCSVGEVSGKNQFGTWLRASVSIKKQSQQKESKKKENVSGDGEGMMDIRDSKGEVRSEGVEFEEIPVKVHKGDEKSGGRVDTELKGHEPDVQEGLNSAVISIEQSAVIPEVNLEVEKIDEEEVQDKGTQVEKKKCWKRRVRGRGQVSQVCSLNLNSKRAIPEEDVEMLLLGGGKKARLNEGAEPVYNLCEVEAVEQPHLAL, from the coding sequence ATGGAGGAGATTGAGGAGGTATGGAGTAGACTGCGGCTCAGTGAGGAAGAAAACACTCCGATTGTAGCGATTGAAGGACAGAAGGATAGTGATCGACGAAGGGGGGAACGGAGTTTAGTAGGGAAGATATGTACGACAAGGAGAATCGGGAAGCAGACAGTGAAAGGATTAATGGAGAAGATCTGGAAGGTTAGTTTACCTTTggactttgaagaaattagccTGAATTGTTTTGTTATTACATTTGCAAGCTCAAGGGATAAAACGAGAGTTTTAGAGGGCTGTCCTTGGCTCTTTGAAAACTATTTGTTTGTGTTAAGAGATTATGATGGTGAGATCCAGCCAAATTCAATGAACTTTGACTATGAGAAGTTGTGGATTCAAATGCACAATTTACCACTCGGTTATATGAATAAAAGGATGGGTGAGGAGATTGGAAGCTCGGTTGGGAAGGTGATTGAGGTAGATGTAGATGAGGAGGGGTGGGCATGGGGAAGATGTTTGAGAGTTAGAATAGAATGCAACTTGAAAGCTCCATTGGCTCGAGGTAGAACTGTCAAGGTAGCAGGTGGTCAGATCTGGGTGCCATTCCAATATGAGAAGCTTCCTAGGATGTGCTTCCAATGTggatgcatagtgcatagtaggGAGGGATGTTCTGTGGGGGAAGTTTCTGGAAAGAATCAATTTGGTACCTGGTTGAGAGCATCAGTGAGCATTAAGAAACAAAGTCAGCAAAAGGAaagtaaaaaaaaggaaaatgtaagTGGTGATGGAGAGGGGATGATGGATATAAGGGATTCTAAAGGAGAAGTAAGGAGTGAAGGAGTAGAGTTTGAGGAAATTCCTGTCAAAGTACATAAGGGAGATGAAAAGAGTGGAGGTAGGGTAGATACTGAATTAAAAGGCCATGAACCAGATGTGCAGGAGGGGCTCAACTCAGCTGTGATCTCTATTGAGCAATCTGCAGTAATACCAGAGGTTAATTTGGAGGTGGAGAAGATTGATGAAGAGGAAGTGCAAGACAAGGGTACACaagtagagaaaaaaaagtgttgGAAGAGAAGAGTAAGGGGAAGGGGTCAGGTGAGTCAGGTTTGCTCTCTAAACCTGAATTCTAAACGTGCAATACCTGAGGAGGATGTGGAAATGTTGTTATTAGGGGGTGGAAAAAAGGCAAGACTGAATGAGGGAGCAGAGCCTGTGTATAATCTCTGTGAGGTGGAGGCTGTTGAGCAGCCCCACCTGGCATTATGA